The Haematobia irritans isolate KBUSLIRL chromosome 1, ASM5000362v1, whole genome shotgun sequence DNA segment taaactatgcagcgccagtgtggacaccgcagaccagtgatacgcagtggaataacatacaaacctgccagaacgctgctcttagaactgcgactgggtgtctccgcagcacacccctggatcacctttatgtggagacaaagatcatccctgtgcgaagacacaactacatgttgtcaaagcagtatctcctgggttgttatcgcagtaatcatccaaaccaccatcttatggatacacaaccaccacccaggaacgtaagggttgatatacataatctagagcgcgagatccagcgctataaaagagagcctctagatcaagcagcgtaccaggcaggtttgaacaggattcatgaggatactgtagctgaagcggtgagaagctacaaggttaatcctgttcttggagtccgaccaccgcccatagcaccggaggaaagagacctcccacggcagactagggtagttttggcccaattaagatcaggcaagtgcagccgcctcaattcctacttatcggtgattgatagcagcgtagctgacgtttgtccaatttgcaaccaagggccacacgacacgcgtcatcttttctcttgcccagccaaaccaacccgacttaccaccagatcactctggacacaccccatcttagtcgcagagttccttgatctgccaacaagctgatgtaccaagcgtataacatgaaatggatgagatcacaataaactgttacaacaacaacaacaacaaaaaattaatatttaaatatttttcttcttaAAATAATCTGTTGTTTTTAACCGCTTGGAGTAGTGACCCATCGAGCACTGCtgcataattttctcaaaaacagGTTCGAGGGCCTTTCCGTTAAATACTCAATTCCCCGTCTTCTGAATTTATGTTTTACCTATGTTTTATTTAAACACACTGAATTTGTATACAGTAAGCGCAATAGTTTGGTGGACAAATTACCCTCTAATGATTGTATTAGTTTGGTGTATTTAGCTTCACCGCCTGATAACACAGAATTGCAAGGAAAAATACTATAATTATACGGCCTTCGTCTAAAATGAAGTCAGATCAGACTGGTTTTCGCCACATCGGTAGGACCCCCAAAAAGGCTAAAACTAAGGATAAAGTGGGAATAAACTACTATTTCGTAGTTGTACACAGACAAATATATCaccaataattttcaattttaattgaatttagaaaaaaatcaattaaaaatttgattcaacaataaaaataaataattatacctctttgatgcaaatcaatttttaataaaccattttaaaaaatataaactatgtgaaaagttgctttgagctattctccatcaagttataataaaatttgaattaaagaaatataattttattctttttttacaaatttttactgaaagTCGTTGGTTTATTCTAAAAAGCCAgctaaagagaaaacaaattagACATTTGAGAAATAGAGAAGTTGCAAGTTGTTGCTTGAGATATTTTCCCAGTATAAACTTACAAAAGGTAGCACATAATTTCTTATTCATAAACAAATCATATGTTCAATATAGTTTGCCATGTCAATAATTGGTTTAAAAGCTGCAAATTATTTCATGGTAAATTGGAACTGCAAGCAGTTCGCGTACATTTCTGCtagttttagcaaaaaaaattaaatccattCTTATTCGCATttttttctggatttttttATTACGCACAAAATATATAGTAAATTAGTAATTCGTGTCAAATTAGAAATTTAGTGTTCGTTAgaacttttaaaatattattatttgtgcTAATGTGTTTCCAATGGTGATGCCAAATAGAAtactatttttcaattttgttgtaACAGCTTTGAGAAGCTGATGTGACAATCTTAAGagttcattttcatttctcttCGGAATTCATTTTGATTTCTCATCGCAGCTGATTACCATGGGATCATGACCATTCGATGATAATTTCCGGGTTTTGATATCTTTCGAAAATTCCAAAATCATCGTAAGCATCCCTTTTAAATTACTCAGATTTGTTCTATTAATTCAATTGGAAACCATATTCGGCATGTAAGTGAAGTACACATTTGGAGCGATTTAATGCATCACTTGTTTTAGAGTGCTAATTTAATTGCACTATTTGGTCAAGAttcacttgtttttgtttttaggcACATATCGGGCTTAAAGTTTAAAGCTTATGAATTCCATCAATACAGATTATACTTGAActcatttttttgaaaatatcgaTTGTTTTTGGTGACGGTCTCGCAgaaaacttcaaaatagaaGTTTCGATAAAGTTCTTTCTatttataccaacattttctagtcACTCTATACTTCTTTCAGTAAATGTACGGCACCAACGAACTTTAGTCCCATTGATAATAATAGATAATAGATTCCACAACCGAAATGAATACATGATAGTTGTAATAAGAGACATAGATTTTCCACAATTCACAtccttttttgtttattatgcacgttttatatttttaaaatataaaaaaaacttaaaacacTGTCCCCTTTGTAGAAAATTGGCGAACTTAAGCAACCAAAGCGGATGCTGTTCTGGATTCATATTTCCAGTTGGGAGGGAGAACACTCTTGGTCTTGTAGTAGCGGGCCAATCTGTGGATACGGGATTCAACCAAAATAAGACGGAATTTTCCATCCTTATCCTTGCGGTTACGTTCCAAATGCTTGCGGATGGCAACAGCCTTCTTGATCATGTGGTACAAATCCTCTGGGATATCGGGTTTAAGACCGACAGATTTCATGATgcgcaaaattttgttgccattGACAAAACGGACTTGAGCAACACCATGGGAATCACGAAGAATGATACctgaattgaaatgaaaacaaaaacgaattagTTTCAAAGGCAATAggccaaataaatttgtttggaaACTTACCAATTTTGGAGGGAGTCAAACCCTTCTTGCCCAATTTCTTGATTTGTTCCTTAACATCTTCAGAGTTAAGTTTCAACCATGAGGGAACGGTTCTTCTGTAGGGTAAAGCTGATTGGGAAATACCCTTACTGTAAAATTATATGCAAAAAAATCAATACATTAGAGCGGCCTATAAATCATGATATTAAAGAATAGGTCCATAACCACTAGTCATGCAGCCGTTTCACAGCGGCGTGCTAAGATGAGCGACTGAAAATCACAAgcacaaaaaatgaaaacacaTGGCATCTGCAAATTCCATATCAAGTTTTGGTCCACTAAGCAAGCACAAACACTAAACATTACATGTGCATACATTCAGTAATTGCAGCCGCTCATCTGGATAGTGGTTATTTATGAAGAATTAACTAAGAAACTATTAAAAATCAAGAAATTACCCAGGAGCGTGCATACGACCCATcttgtcagatttttatttcacACCAAAAAGAGCGAAACGGATGTGAAAAATGGAACACTATGGCGAACATCAGTGCTGCCAACAATTGAATTGACGTTTACACAAAAACGGGGATGTTAAAATCTCAAAAAAGAGAACATATACGTGGGTCGTACGCACTAGTTTATGGTAAAAGTTAAATTATAATTCTGCCaacatattttgaatttaaCTGCGCTTCTAAGAATCCCCCCACGTCGAAAATCCAAAACtcatcggaaaagcgccgtcactattgacaaGTTACCACGCCAGGTTACTACAAAAAAtcataccaacattttttgaatttggggcggttctgagaatccccactacgtcgaaaacaatcgtatatgatatccaaaactcctcgtaaaagcgccgtcactattgagaagttgtaccacgccaagttactacaaaaaagtatcgcatgagtgcaattattaggtaccCTTCTGGAtatatttagaaggacgccaataagagccccttcaaaaaatcagaaaaagagcattttaagatagttgtaaaagaatcattgtggtcaagtaaaacacgattgtgtagatgtttattaattttattaaacatttataaattctcataaatataacatttatatgactatcacatcacatttaatatattttgatgcattaataaaagattgatgttgagttacaagttgcaagttacatgttgtagcgtctatcagccagtgctttttattcccaatggaggcagcgtgtctggaaaaatatttgaaaaactatcactttattccatttggaaagtcaaaaattgttcaccaatatacctttcacaattttaagcgaaataactatgttttcagcacttcattatcatttttatattaattaaattataagaagctagtagtGCTTGGTGttgcacaaaatataaaatggctcttgtaacaatagtgaggcaaaataactgataatctgtaacgcgcattatgcgctttacagactatcgatgctgctgcatgtttataggatcgataacacatttacccattatttagtcatcgccgacaagtcgtatcgatccgacacactgtaagattctttacaaacaccgacattccgtccggaataactgatagtctgtaaagcgcattattggCCTccatctaaatgtatccagaagggcatctaataattgcactcatgcgatattttttgtagtaaattgGCGTAGTACAACTTCGCAATAGtggcggcgcttttccgaggagttttggatatcgtatacgactattttcgacgtagtggggattctcagaagcgctcccaaattcaaaaaatgttggcagggctgTAGTCCGGATAATCTTAAGGggaccttatacggtcggataaacctgcgacacaacacccctgccaacattttttgaatttggggactcttttgagaatccccactacgtcgaaaacaatcatatacgacatcaaaaactcgtcggaaaagcgccgtcactattgagaagttgtaccacgccaagttactacaaaaatgtttcgcatgagtgcaa contains these protein-coding regions:
- the RpS13 gene encoding ribosomal protein S13, giving the protein MGRMHAPGKGISQSALPYRRTVPSWLKLNSEDVKEQIKKLGKKGLTPSKIGIILRDSHGVAQVRFVNGNKILRIMKSVGLKPDIPEDLYHMIKKAVAIRKHLERNRKDKDGKFRLILVESRIHRLARYYKTKSVLPPNWKYESRTASALVA